The DNA region AATAACTTTTGATCAGGCAGCTGAAGCAATTTTACTGACCAACGCCAACGGTAAAATACTGGATTTCAACAGAAGGGCTTATGAAAATCTTGGGTATGATCGCAACGAATTTTCAAAGCTTAATATTTTTGACTTTGAAATAGGCAGAAGCAAGCTTGAAATGAAAAGGAACATGACCTCCATACTGAAATCCGGGGGAAAAAAGTATGAGGCCAGAGTAAAGACTAAAGCCGGAGAAATAAGATATTTTCTTATAAAAATAAGAACAATTAGATTAAGAGGGGAAGTCTGTTTTTTAAGTCTCTGGAGTGACATTACAGATATAAAGAAAAATGAGGAAAAACTGCTTGAGCGTGAAAGACAACTCCAGAAAATTGTCGTTAAAACACCATACCCACTTTGTCTTATAGAAAAAGATTACAAAGCAAGTTTGTTGAATGATAAATTTACTGAAAGCTTTGGGTATACAATTGATGATGTTTCACAATTTGAAAGCTGGTGGAAAAAGGCCTGTCCGCAACCTGAGAATGAGCGTCTGATTAAAACCATTACTCAGGTAAAAAAAACCGGACAGGAAACGAAATCACAAGAATGGACGCTTATCTGTAAGAACGGTGAAAACCGCTCTGTAGAAATGATTATTGTAAATCTTGGCAATAAAACCCTGCTGGCAATGCATGATCTGACCGCATCAAAAGAGATAGAAGATAATCTGCGTATTGCAAAAAACAAAGCTGTTGAAGCAAATCTGGCCAAGACTGAATTTTTAGCCAATATGAGTCATGAAATCCGTACTCCGCTAAACGGGGTTATGGGAATGCTTCAACTGGTTCAGATGACTGATCTTGATAGTGAGCAGAAAAATTTTGTTGATACCGGAATATCCTCGGCAAAGAGTCTGCTCAGAATTCTGGCGGATATACTTGATCTTTCCAAAATAGAATCTGGAAAACTGGATATTGAATCAGAACCTTTCCAGCTGGAAGAATCACTTTTACCTGTTGTTGAATCATTTTCTCAGGAAATAGCACGTAAAGAGCTTGATTTTACATATAAAATTTATCCGGAAGTTCCTGCAACGGTAGTTGGTGATCAGGTCAGAATACGTCAGATTTTATACAATCTTGTTGGTAACGCCATCAAATTTACTGAAAAGGGTTTTGTTAATCTTGAAATATATATTCTGAACAGGGAAGCAGAACAAAATGAAGTCAATATCCATTTTGTTATAACTGACTCAGGTATCGGAATTAAAGATGAAGACATGGTTTATATTTTTGACAGCTTTACTCAGGCAGACAGCTCCCACACAAGGCGTTTCGGGGGCACAGGACTGGGGCTGAGCATGGTTAAAAGACTGATCAGTCTCATGAATGGCTCCATGGTCTTTTCCAGTGAACAGGGTGCAGGAACTGAAGTCCATGTAACACTCAAGCTTGGACTTATTGAAATGCCTGATGAAAAATTAAGTGAAGCTAAAGTGGAGATTAAGGAGCCTGTAAGTAACGAAGCCAATTCTATTCTTCTGGTTGAAGACGAAAAGATAAATCAGATTGCTATAAGCAAACTTCTTGAAAAAAACGGATATGAAGTAACCTGCGCTGATAACGGGGAAGAGGCTCTCAAAGTTATATTGAAAAAGCAGTTTGACTTTGTGCTGATGGATATTCAGATGCCCGTTCTAAACGGCATACAGACTACAGTAGCCATCAGAACCTCGCCTGAATTCAAAGAGGTCTCCGGAATACCTGTCATAGCTCTTACGGCACATGCTATGAGAGGAGACCGGGAGAAATTTATTCAAAGCGGTATGAACGAATATCTGCCCAAGCCAGTTGATGCTGAAAAGCTTATTACTTTGCTTAAAAATTATCCTGTGAGGAAAAGGGACTGATCCGTAAGGATCAAAGGGGAAGGGAAAATCCGGAAGATGTGAGCACATCTTCCGGATTAATTTTTTATTTTTTGAAAACTGCTCCGGTTGAAGCCGAAGTAACATTTTCACTGTAGCGTTTAAGGAAAGAAGAAGTGACTTCTTTCTTTATTGGTTTAAAATCTGCTCTGCGTTTTTTGAGTTCTGCGTCATCAACAAGCAGATTGATTGTTCTTTCAGGAATATTGATTTCTATCTTGTCGCCTGTTTTTATGAGGCCGACAGTGCCGCCTGAGGCAGCCTCAGGTGAGATATGCCCGATAGCAGCACCTCTGGTACCGCCACTGAAGCGTCCATCGGTTATAAGGGCAACATCAGAGCCGAGTCCCATACCGGATATAGCGGATGTAGGTGTGAGCATTTCGCGCATTCCCGGTCCGCCTTTCGGTCCTTCATAGAGAATTACGACTACATCGCCTTTTTTAATCTTTCCGCCAAGGATAGCTTCAACAGATTCCTCTTCAGAATTAAATACCTGTGCGACTCCGGTTCTGTGCATCATTTCCGGTGCAACAGCCGACTGCTTAACTACGCAGCCTTCTTCGGCAATATTACCATAAAGGACTGCGATACCGCCTTCCTTGCTGTAAGGTTTATCAATAGGCTTAACTATTTCATGGTTGGTGATGCCTGCATTAAGATCCTTGAGGTTTTCACCGATAGTTTTACCTGTGACAGTTATAGCATCAAGCTCAAGACGTCCTTCTTTGGCAAGCTCTGCCATAACACCGGGAATTCCGCCGGCTTCATTAAGCTCACTGATGTAGTGGGGACCGGCAGGTGACAGCTTGCAGAGATTAGGAGTTTTACGGCTGATTTCATCAAAGATTGAAAGATCAAGCTTTATTCCGGCTTCATTAAAGATTGCCGGAAGATGCAGAACAGTGTTTGTGGAACAGCCGAGAGCCATATCCATGGTTACTGCATTTTTCAGGCTCTTTTCAGTTACGATATCTCTGGGCTTGATATCTTTTTTCAGAACTTCCATAACCTGAAGTCCTGCATTTTTAGCAAGACGGATACGGTCTGACATTACTGCCGGAATTGTTCCGTTGCCGGGCAGTGCCAGTCCGATAGTTTCGGAAAGGCAGTTCATGGAGTTTGCGGTGAACATACCTGAACATGAACCGCATGTAGGACAGGCTGACTGCTCAAGTCCTGAGAGTTCATCTTCGGTCATATTTCCTGTTTTAACCATGCCTACGCCTTCAAAAACAGTAATAAGGTCGACCTTCTTACCATTCTTTGATCCGGGGAGCATGGCACCGCCGCTGACGATGACTGTAGGGATATTTATACGCAGTGCAGCCATAAGCATGCCGGGAACGATCTTGTCACAGTTTGGAACCAGAACCAGAGCGTCAAACGGATGGGCTGTTGCCATTATTTCAATTGAGTCTGCAATAACTTCACGGCTCGGAAGAGAAAACTTCATGCCTTCATGGTTCATTGCAAGTCCGTCACATACACCGATTGCGGGAAATTCCATGGGAACACCACCGCCAAGGCGTACACCGTCTTTAACGGCTTTAACAATGTTATGCAGGTGCATATGGCCCGGAATAATCTCGTTGGCGGCGTTACATACACCGATCAGGGGGCGGTCCATTTCTTCCTTGCACATTCCAAGAGCATAAAGCAAAGAACGGTGGGGGGCTTTCTCCAGTCCACCTGTCATTTTTTTACTTCTCATAATTGGCCTCATTAACTTCTTTTTAATATTACGGATAAATATATTCAGGGAATGCCATAACAGGCTTAAACCTCAAAAAAAGTTTAACTTCCCGGGAAACTGTTACTGATGCTCAAAATCCTGATATTATGATTTCAAACACGAAAATCCGGATAACTGATGGAAATGAATCCAGTTGGCATAATATTTCCGGAGACATTTTTATTAACTAAGACTGATGTTGTATTTTGCAAACATGATCAGGTTATTTTAATATTTTTTATCAACGCACGGCTACATAACTGCTGATAATTCCGACAACAGCAACTACGCCGACCAGCATTGCGCATTGATCAAGAGGCAGGAAGCCTATTTTCAGAAACAGAGGTGGAAAATTCAATATATCCCTGAAAAACTGCTGCGCCATGTAAAGGATGCCTACAGCTAAGGTTCCACCCAGAAAACCCTGAACAGCACCGCCGGTCAGAATAGGTATTCTTATGAACCATTGCTTGGCTCCGACAAGATAAAGTATCTCAATCTCGTCTTTTCTGGTCATAAGCGACAGACGCATCGTATTACCTACAACAAGCGCGACAACCAGACCTAAGAACATGATTACCGGCCAGACAATTGTCTTTGTCAGATTAAGCCACCCTCTGGCAAGGTCTATCTGTATTGGATTATAGTGGACTTTATCCACACCGTTCATAGCTTTGAGTTCAGAAAGAAGATCTGAAGCCCAGTTCTCGTCACCGGCACCGGGTTCTACAGAAAAAGAAAGAAGAGCTGTCGGTGGAAGCGGGTTATCCTTATCAAGATATGAAAAATTTTCTCCGCCACCAAGAGCCGAAGACAACTGTGTCAGTGCATTTTGCGGGGTAAAAGTATGAATTTCTTTCAATCCTTCAATATTTGAAAGTTTTTCCCATTCCGAAACATAAACATCTTCAGGTGTTGAAGCCTTCCAGAATATCTGAAACTGAACTTCGCCGCGTGTTTTAAGGAGTTCCTGATTGATGTTCTGCAGGGCAAGCATAAAAAAACCTGCAAGCAGTGAAACCATTGTCACTGCAATAAGGGTAAAAATATTTGCCCATGGATGAAGACCAAGATCACGAATGCCCCGGCCTACGAGTCTGAAAAAAAGAATAAACATTTACTCGTCCTCCATAAAGAGGTGCGCAGGCGGTTCGGCTATGCATCCGTCTTCAAGGTGAACAATTCTTGCTTCCGGTATGGTTTGAAGAACTTCACGGCTGTGGGTGGCCATTACGACTGTTGTGCCATGAGTATTAAATTGTCTGAAAATATCCATAAGGTGCATCGAAAGATCAAAATCAAGGTTTCCGGTAGGTTCATCTGCAAGAATCAGTTTGGGATTAACCACCATTGAACGTGCAATGGCAACTCTTTGCTGTTCCCCTCCTGAAAGGCGCTCGCATAAGGTGTATGTCTTTTTTTCAAGTCCTAAAGCTCTGATAATGGCTCTGACCCTTTTATCAATTGTTGATTTAGGCATTCTGCGGACAATAAGCGCGAGTGCGATATTTTCAAAAACAGTTCGGTTGGTGAGAATTTTAAAATCCTGAAAAACAACGCCGACTTCTCTGCGCAGTTCAGGTATTTTTCTCTTCTTTAAAGAATGCAGATCGAAACCGGCAACGGTGGCCTGACCTCTGGTAACCGGCAACGCTCCATAAA from Maridesulfovibrio bastinii DSM 16055 includes:
- a CDS encoding response regulator is translated as MKIKLVINSLLSILIMLKASTCLAAENSFDNSELHFVLLILILAVIAVSSVLILLFNLKLKQRIKVRNEELAKTNETLSKEIEERKASENRENENFDRYKITFDQAAEAILLTNANGKILDFNRRAYENLGYDRNEFSKLNIFDFEIGRSKLEMKRNMTSILKSGGKKYEARVKTKAGEIRYFLIKIRTIRLRGEVCFLSLWSDITDIKKNEEKLLERERQLQKIVVKTPYPLCLIEKDYKASLLNDKFTESFGYTIDDVSQFESWWKKACPQPENERLIKTITQVKKTGQETKSQEWTLICKNGENRSVEMIIVNLGNKTLLAMHDLTASKEIEDNLRIAKNKAVEANLAKTEFLANMSHEIRTPLNGVMGMLQLVQMTDLDSEQKNFVDTGISSAKSLLRILADILDLSKIESGKLDIESEPFQLEESLLPVVESFSQEIARKELDFTYKIYPEVPATVVGDQVRIRQILYNLVGNAIKFTEKGFVNLEIYILNREAEQNEVNIHFVITDSGIGIKDEDMVYIFDSFTQADSSHTRRFGGTGLGLSMVKRLISLMNGSMVFSSEQGAGTEVHVTLKLGLIEMPDEKLSEAKVEIKEPVSNEANSILLVEDEKINQIAISKLLEKNGYEVTCADNGEEALKVILKKQFDFVLMDIQMPVLNGIQTTVAIRTSPEFKEVSGIPVIALTAHAMRGDREKFIQSGMNEYLPKPVDAEKLITLLKNYPVRKRD
- the ftsE gene encoding cell division ATP-binding protein FtsE, with translation MILLNRLSYNFGSNWALKDINLEVGKGEFVFLTGHSGAGKTTLMRLLYGALPVTRGQATVAGFDLHSLKKRKIPELRREVGVVFQDFKILTNRTVFENIALALIVRRMPKSTIDKRVRAIIRALGLEKKTYTLCERLSGGEQQRVAIARSMVVNPKLILADEPTGNLDFDLSMHLMDIFRQFNTHGTTVVMATHSREVLQTIPEARIVHLEDGCIAEPPAHLFMEDE
- a CDS encoding cell division protein FtsX, with product MFILFFRLVGRGIRDLGLHPWANIFTLIAVTMVSLLAGFFMLALQNINQELLKTRGEVQFQIFWKASTPEDVYVSEWEKLSNIEGLKEIHTFTPQNALTQLSSALGGGENFSYLDKDNPLPPTALLSFSVEPGAGDENWASDLLSELKAMNGVDKVHYNPIQIDLARGWLNLTKTIVWPVIMFLGLVVALVVGNTMRLSLMTRKDEIEILYLVGAKQWFIRIPILTGGAVQGFLGGTLAVGILYMAQQFFRDILNFPPLFLKIGFLPLDQCAMLVGVVAVVGIISSYVAVR
- the ilvD gene encoding dihydroxy-acid dehydratase — protein: MRSKKMTGGLEKAPHRSLLYALGMCKEEMDRPLIGVCNAANEIIPGHMHLHNIVKAVKDGVRLGGGVPMEFPAIGVCDGLAMNHEGMKFSLPSREVIADSIEIMATAHPFDALVLVPNCDKIVPGMLMAALRINIPTVIVSGGAMLPGSKNGKKVDLITVFEGVGMVKTGNMTEDELSGLEQSACPTCGSCSGMFTANSMNCLSETIGLALPGNGTIPAVMSDRIRLAKNAGLQVMEVLKKDIKPRDIVTEKSLKNAVTMDMALGCSTNTVLHLPAIFNEAGIKLDLSIFDEISRKTPNLCKLSPAGPHYISELNEAGGIPGVMAELAKEGRLELDAITVTGKTIGENLKDLNAGITNHEIVKPIDKPYSKEGGIAVLYGNIAEEGCVVKQSAVAPEMMHRTGVAQVFNSEEESVEAILGGKIKKGDVVVILYEGPKGGPGMREMLTPTSAISGMGLGSDVALITDGRFSGGTRGAAIGHISPEAASGGTVGLIKTGDKIEINIPERTINLLVDDAELKKRRADFKPIKKEVTSSFLKRYSENVTSASTGAVFKK